A window from Fibrobacter sp. UWB11 encodes these proteins:
- a CDS encoding ABC transporter permease subunit, with protein MRSYILRRLLLMIPTLIGISLVCFILIQLLPGGPVEELISRAQQAASMKGGVDASKALSPDQIAQIQAYFGFDQPAWKRYLTWLWNVLHLNLGESYTYGLPVWDVIVSRFPISLFFGVTSFFLSYLICIPLGLWKAVHHGSKLDSFTSGLIFSGYVMPGYALGILLIIFLAGGSYLDIFPLGGLTSDDFEDFTFFGKVFDLAQHLALPIFCYMISEFAFLTFLMKNSALEELGRDYMRTALAKGLSFKQALVRHALRNALIPIATRLSEICTLMFAGALLIEKVFDIDGMGLLYYNSMVNRDYNVVMGIIFLSSLMAMIGRLFSDILYTLVDPRIKFS; from the coding sequence ATGCGTTCGTACATCCTTCGTCGTTTGTTGCTAATGATCCCGACATTAATCGGGATTTCGTTGGTGTGCTTTATCTTGATTCAGCTCTTGCCGGGTGGACCTGTCGAAGAGCTGATTTCTCGTGCGCAGCAGGCGGCTTCGATGAAGGGTGGCGTAGATGCTTCCAAGGCGCTCTCGCCGGACCAGATTGCGCAAATCCAGGCGTACTTTGGCTTTGACCAGCCTGCGTGGAAACGTTACCTTACGTGGCTTTGGAACGTTTTGCATTTGAATCTTGGGGAAAGTTACACGTACGGGCTCCCGGTCTGGGACGTGATTGTAAGCCGATTCCCGATATCATTGTTCTTTGGTGTGACGTCGTTCTTCTTGAGCTACCTTATCTGCATTCCGCTTGGGCTCTGGAAGGCGGTGCATCATGGAAGCAAGCTTGATTCTTTTACGAGCGGTCTTATTTTCTCGGGCTACGTGATGCCGGGTTATGCACTTGGCATTTTGCTCATTATCTTCTTGGCGGGCGGTTCGTACTTGGACATTTTCCCGCTCGGTGGGCTTACAAGCGATGACTTTGAGGATTTCACGTTCTTCGGGAAAGTGTTTGATTTGGCGCAACATTTGGCGCTCCCGATTTTCTGTTACATGATTAGCGAATTTGCGTTCCTCACGTTCCTCATGAAGAATTCTGCGCTTGAGGAACTAGGTCGCGATTATATGCGAACGGCATTGGCTAAGGGCTTGAGCTTTAAACAGGCTCTTGTGCGTCATGCACTCCGCAATGCGCTGATCCCGATTGCAACCCGCCTTTCTGAAATTTGCACACTCATGTTTGCAGGCGCGCTCCTCATCGAGAAGGTCTTTGATATCGATGGCATGGGGCTCTTGTATTACAATTCGATGGTCAATCGCGATTATAACGTGGTGATGGGGATTATCTTCCTCAGTAGCCTTATGGCTATGATAGGTCGACTCTTTAGCGATATACTTTATACGCTAGTCGATCCGAGAATCAAGTTCTCGTAG
- the guaA gene encoding glutamine-hydrolyzing GMP synthase — protein sequence MKNVDTIAVLDFGGQYAHLIANRVRRLGVFTEIHSPAAPVSELEGVKGIIYSGGPSSVYAADAPEYNPEILNLPVPKLGICYGHQLIAQQLGGHVEPGKVKEYGIADLIVGDEKCPLLKGLPKASPMWMSHGDQVTKLPEGYKIVASTKDCEIAAVAFDSDKPERQIFGIQFHPEVTHSKFGMKLLENFVDYTGAKKTWNMKSYLPLITQRIKDQVKDRKVFLLVSGGVDSTVAFVLLNRVLGPEKVLGLHVDNGMMRLGESQKIMDFLTKEGMNNLKIRDASEHFLAKLKGVTAPETKRGIIGKEFLTVKDEEMAKLNLDPNEWMMAQGTIYPDTIESGGTKNADKIKTHHNRVQEVLDLMEKGLVLEPLADLYKDEVRALGEELGIPHNLVWRHPFPGPGLGVRLLCSEGKLTNDMVKFEDVKDTAGQSLADYLKANNIAGRMLPIKSVGVQGDGRTYAQPFLITTPGLSWKDCEKFSTELANRFKAINRVIYQIGSVADEDPKLVEQYATRENFDTLRKFDNICTEFLQANDLYEKIWQMPVVLVPLRTANKPCIVMRPVNSTEAMTANFAEIDQGMLAGLWRKFEAEGAGSLWYDVTHKPPGTIEWE from the coding sequence ATGAAAAACGTTGATACTATTGCCGTTTTGGACTTTGGTGGGCAGTATGCTCACTTGATTGCCAACCGTGTACGCCGTCTTGGCGTGTTTACCGAAATCCATTCCCCTGCCGCCCCGGTTTCTGAACTCGAAGGCGTGAAGGGCATCATTTACAGTGGCGGTCCGTCTAGCGTTTATGCGGCTGACGCTCCGGAATACAATCCTGAAATTTTGAACCTCCCGGTGCCGAAGCTCGGCATCTGCTACGGTCACCAGCTCATCGCCCAGCAGTTGGGCGGTCACGTGGAACCGGGCAAGGTCAAGGAATACGGCATTGCAGACCTCATTGTCGGCGACGAAAAGTGCCCGCTTTTGAAAGGTCTCCCGAAGGCTTCCCCGATGTGGATGAGCCACGGCGACCAGGTGACAAAGCTCCCCGAAGGCTACAAGATCGTGGCCAGCACCAAGGACTGCGAAATCGCCGCCGTTGCATTCGATAGCGACAAGCCCGAACGCCAGATTTTCGGCATCCAGTTCCACCCCGAAGTCACGCACAGCAAGTTCGGCATGAAGTTGCTTGAAAACTTCGTCGACTATACGGGTGCCAAGAAAACTTGGAACATGAAGAGCTACTTGCCGCTCATCACGCAGCGCATCAAGGACCAGGTCAAGGACCGTAAGGTGTTCTTGCTCGTGTCTGGCGGTGTGGACTCTACCGTTGCATTCGTGCTCTTGAACCGCGTGCTCGGACCGGAAAAGGTTCTCGGTTTGCACGTGGATAACGGCATGATGCGCCTCGGCGAATCCCAGAAGATTATGGACTTCCTCACGAAGGAAGGTATGAACAATCTCAAGATTCGCGACGCTAGCGAACACTTCCTTGCAAAGCTCAAGGGCGTGACCGCTCCGGAAACCAAGCGCGGCATCATCGGTAAGGAATTTTTGACGGTCAAGGACGAGGAAATGGCTAAGCTCAACCTCGATCCGAACGAATGGATGATGGCTCAGGGCACCATCTACCCCGACACCATCGAAAGCGGCGGCACCAAGAACGCCGACAAGATCAAGACGCACCACAACCGCGTGCAAGAAGTTTTGGACCTCATGGAAAAGGGCCTTGTGCTCGAACCGCTCGCCGACCTTTACAAGGACGAAGTCCGTGCCCTCGGCGAAGAACTCGGCATTCCGCACAACCTCGTGTGGCGCCACCCGTTCCCGGGTCCGGGTCTCGGCGTTCGCTTGCTCTGCAGCGAAGGCAAGCTCACGAACGATATGGTGAAGTTCGAAGACGTGAAGGACACCGCAGGCCAGTCCCTCGCCGACTACCTCAAAGCAAACAACATTGCAGGCCGCATGCTCCCGATCAAGAGCGTTGGCGTCCAGGGTGACGGCCGTACTTACGCACAGCCGTTCCTCATCACGACTCCGGGCTTAAGCTGGAAGGATTGCGAAAAGTTCTCTACCGAACTTGCCAACCGCTTCAAGGCCATCAACCGCGTCATCTACCAGATCGGTAGCGTCGCTGATGAAGATCCGAAGCTTGTCGAACAGTACGCCACCCGCGAAAACTTCGATACGCTCCGCAAGTTCGACAACATCTGCACCGAATTCCTGCAGGCAAACGACTTGTACGAAAAGATTTGGCAGATGCCGGTCGTACTCGTTCCGCTCCGCACGGCTAACAAGCCTTGCATCGTGATGCGCCCGGTGAACTCCACCGAAGCCATGACCGCAAACTTCGCCGAAATCGACCAGGGCATGCTCGCAGGTCTCTGGCGCAAGTTCGAAGCCGAAGGCGCTGGCAGCCTGTGGTACGATGTGACCCACAAGCCGCCCGGAACCATTGAGTGGGAGTAG